In Geminocystis sp. NIES-3709, a single genomic region encodes these proteins:
- the msrA gene encoding peptide-methionine (S)-S-oxide reductase MsrA: MNKINKTIVIILFTFLILTPLANAKTEKATFAGGCFWCMEQPFDVIKGVFSTTSGYTGGDLKNPTYKRVTGGQTGHAESVQVQYDDNLVTYQKLLDIFWKNIDPTVQNRQFCDVGTQYRSAIFYHNEQQKKLALESKEKVAKKLKKPIFTEIKPLKEFYAAEDYHQDYYKKNPLLYKYYRYRCGRDQRLTEIWGN; this comes from the coding sequence ATGAACAAAATAAACAAAACAATAGTCATCATACTTTTTACATTTTTAATTCTAACACCTTTAGCTAACGCAAAAACTGAAAAAGCAACTTTTGCCGGAGGTTGTTTTTGGTGTATGGAGCAACCTTTTGATGTGATTAAAGGAGTTTTTTCAACAACTTCTGGTTATACGGGAGGAGATCTTAAAAACCCTACTTATAAAAGAGTCACGGGAGGACAAACAGGTCATGCAGAATCAGTACAAGTTCAATATGATGACAATTTGGTAACTTATCAGAAACTATTAGATATTTTCTGGAAAAATATTGATCCTACAGTGCAGAATAGACAATTTTGTGATGTAGGTACTCAATATCGCAGTGCTATTTTTTATCATAATGAGCAACAAAAAAAATTGGCTTTAGAAAGTAAAGAAAAGGTAGCAAAAAAACTGAAAAAACCTATTTTTACAGAAATAAAACCTCTCAAAGAATTTTATGCTGCCGAAGACTATCACCAAGACTATTACAAAAAAAATCCTCTTTTATACAAATACTATCGCTATCGTTGTGGTAGAGATCAAAGATTAACAGAAATTTGGGGAAATTAG
- a CDS encoding DUF3493 domain-containing protein, which produces MNNLPKNNQKNGINKEKYAYLKAEAEKPYKGFRKFIYFGLGASGAIGAFIFFIQIIAGKNVSDNIPNLLIQIAVISLMIFLFRWENRDNN; this is translated from the coding sequence ATGAATAATTTACCTAAAAATAACCAGAAAAATGGCATAAATAAAGAAAAATATGCCTATTTAAAAGCCGAAGCAGAAAAGCCTTATAAGGGATTCAGAAAATTTATTTATTTTGGCTTAGGTGCATCAGGTGCGATCGGAGCTTTTATATTCTTTATACAAATAATTGCAGGTAAAAATGTTAGTGATAATATTCCTAATTTATTAATTCAAATAGCTGTTATTTCTCTAATGATATTTTTATTTCGTTGGGAAAATAGAGATAATAACTGA
- a CDS encoding DMT family transporter, which yields MQLKPDYNSSFLTSLILIAPFFLWGTAMVAMKGVIPQTTPLFMAGIRIFPAGFLVLLVAIALGKSQPKTWQGWGWISLFALVDGCMFQGFIGEGLMRTTAGLGSVMIDSQPLAVAIMSRWLFKEIIGFWGWLGLTIGILGISLIGLPDEWIINWLQGNFTNLDFNWQNLFNNGEWLMLLASLSMAVGTIMIPYVSRHVDAVVATGWHLVLGGLVLFIFSFQFETSQWVNLDLSAWLSLSYATIFGSAIAYGLFFFLASKGNLTSLSALTFLTPIFALTFGNLILGETLSTLQLQGVFLTLVSIYLINQREQINQFITPKYVKFKIAIKNQLRINN from the coding sequence ATGCAGTTAAAACCTGATTATAATTCTTCTTTTCTAACTTCCTTAATTCTTATTGCACCTTTTTTTCTTTGGGGCACGGCGATGGTTGCCATGAAAGGGGTTATTCCTCAAACTACTCCTTTATTTATGGCAGGAATAAGAATTTTTCCCGCAGGATTTTTAGTATTATTAGTTGCGATCGCATTAGGAAAATCTCAACCAAAAACTTGGCAGGGTTGGGGATGGATTAGTCTTTTTGCCTTAGTTGATGGTTGTATGTTTCAAGGATTTATCGGAGAAGGATTAATGCGTACTACAGCAGGGTTGGGTTCCGTAATGATTGATTCTCAACCCTTAGCAGTGGCTATTATGTCTCGGTGGTTATTTAAAGAGATTATCGGTTTTTGGGGGTGGTTAGGCTTAACTATTGGTATTCTAGGCATTAGTTTAATTGGCTTACCTGATGAATGGATTATTAATTGGTTGCAAGGAAACTTCACTAATCTTGATTTTAACTGGCAAAATCTTTTTAATAATGGGGAATGGTTGATGTTATTGGCTTCTCTGTCGATGGCAGTAGGTACAATTATGATTCCTTATGTTTCTCGTCATGTAGATGCAGTAGTAGCCACAGGATGGCATCTGGTTTTAGGAGGATTAGTTTTATTCATTTTTAGTTTTCAATTTGAAACTTCTCAATGGGTAAATCTGGATCTTTCTGCTTGGTTATCTCTTAGTTATGCTACTATTTTTGGTAGTGCGATCGCCTATGGATTATTCTTTTTTCTTGCCTCAAAAGGAAATCTTACCAGTTTAAGTGCTTTAACTTTTCTCACGCCCATATTTGCTTTAACTTTTGGCAACTTAATCTTAGGAGAAACCCTTTCTACTTTACAATTACAAGGAGTGTTTTTAACTTTAGTTAGTATTTATTTGATTAATCAAAGAGAACAAATAAATCAATTTATCACTCCAAAATATGTTAAATTTAAAATAGCAATCAAAAATCAACTAAGAATAAATAATTAA
- a CDS encoding serine/threonine-protein kinase, producing MSQGDLSRENLLVQRYQLKEIIGQGAMGIVYRAEDTVSKRQNVAVKILSRALDDMKMIKRFQREATVSALLSERSDNIVRVTDYGVDEKKVPFYVMEYLNGENLDDFIDIHEISIPIFLDFASQICRAMETAHNGIFFEGQICPVIHRDLKPSNVFLIEDLTGKQIIKVLDFGIAKLVKNEKGETEAFMGTPRYCSPEQIQGKDLDNRSDIYSLGMVMYFMLAKKYPWDLEINSVSAWYKAHTELTPSPFSSSLKIPPELEKLVLRCLEKSPNYRPQSIGEIIQILEAIARNINNQSHLRNQSSYSNIHDNKKSPLETFLLTSKWPQNKPQQKIVFPRIFPFEKEVFPTICTMLESEDINKRKNNIRYNQFLFQSYPHPMILWLTVLYSPEDGARWLPCYLDLKTKIGQQVVNLLSDSKKYFLLFYPLDNPNKCQNILSFKVMLKQRTSLKQWASVSNMLNINHNEEAVISRKKLKEDLERLKPKIILDIEKTQTQEVHG from the coding sequence ATGAGTCAGGGTGATTTATCTAGGGAAAATTTATTAGTACAACGTTACCAATTAAAAGAGATAATTGGACAGGGTGCTATGGGTATAGTGTATCGAGCAGAAGATACTGTGTCTAAAAGGCAAAATGTAGCGGTGAAAATTTTGTCTCGTGCCTTAGATGATATGAAGATGATTAAAAGATTTCAACGAGAAGCCACTGTGAGTGCTTTATTATCAGAAAGAAGTGACAATATTGTTAGGGTGACAGATTATGGCGTTGATGAAAAAAAAGTTCCTTTCTATGTGATGGAATATCTCAATGGGGAGAATCTTGACGATTTCATTGATATTCATGAAATTTCTATTCCAATATTTTTAGATTTTGCCTCTCAAATTTGTAGAGCGATGGAAACTGCTCATAACGGTATCTTTTTTGAAGGACAAATTTGTCCTGTTATTCATAGAGATCTTAAACCAAGTAATGTGTTTCTGATTGAAGATTTAACAGGAAAACAGATTATTAAAGTTCTTGATTTTGGTATTGCCAAATTAGTTAAGAATGAAAAAGGGGAAACTGAAGCCTTTATGGGTACTCCCAGATATTGTTCTCCTGAACAGATACAAGGGAAGGACTTAGATAATCGATCGGATATTTATAGTTTAGGTATGGTCATGTATTTTATGTTAGCAAAAAAGTATCCTTGGGATTTAGAGATAAACTCTGTTTCTGCATGGTACAAGGCTCATACCGAATTAACCCCCTCTCCATTTTCTTCTAGCTTAAAAATTCCTCCGGAATTAGAAAAATTAGTACTACGTTGTTTGGAAAAATCTCCTAATTATCGCCCCCAAAGTATTGGAGAAATTATCCAAATACTAGAAGCGATCGCTAGAAATATAAATAATCAATCTCATTTGAGGAATCAATCATCTTATTCCAACATTCATGACAATAAAAAATCACCGTTAGAAACATTTTTATTAACGAGTAAATGGCCTCAAAATAAACCACAACAAAAAATAGTCTTTCCTCGCATTTTTCCTTTTGAAAAAGAAGTGTTTCCTACTATTTGTACCATGCTAGAAAGTGAAGATATAAATAAGAGAAAAAACAATATTCGCTATAATCAATTTTTATTTCAAAGTTATCCTCATCCAATGATTTTATGGCTTACGGTGTTATATAGTCCAGAAGATGGAGCTCGTTGGTTGCCTTGTTATTTAGATTTAAAAACTAAAATTGGTCAACAAGTAGTCAATCTTTTAAGTGATTCTAAAAAATATTTTTTATTATTTTATCCTTTAGATAATCCAAATAAATGTCAAAATATATTATCATTTAAAGTTATGCTAAAACAAAGAACCAGTTTAAAACAATGGGCTTCGGTTAGTAATATGTTAAATATTAATCACAATGAAGAAGCAGTTATAAGTAGGAAAAAATTAAAAGAAGATTTAGAAAGACTAAAGCCCAAAATTATTTTAGATATAGAAAAAACTCAAACCCAAGAAGTTCACGGATGA
- a CDS encoding pentapeptide repeat-containing protein, with product MNADEVLRLYDQGQRDFSQIDLSKEDLIQENLTQINLSRVDLNWANLSGSDFSGANLSRSDLVHTRIISAKLIGANLSYADLTYADLSWANLNGANLSRVDLSYGNLNKSSLANANFSYAKLNNCNLTGANFAGANFTRADLSGADLSGVNLTGADLTRADLSGANLLGCDLTETNFRRADLSGSQLRNADLSEAILQGVNLEKANLRGANFTGAILRNTHINQVKLSELNLKLPSKTKVIFFGANLRESNLERAILKNSILSYAILEKANLEETCLHRSNMIEAYLTSADLRGANLRNSALNGVNLTGTTMADGSIHP from the coding sequence ATGAATGCAGATGAAGTACTTCGTTTATATGATCAAGGACAACGAGATTTTAGTCAAATTGATTTATCCAAAGAAGATCTAATTCAAGAAAATTTAACCCAAATTAATCTAAGTAGAGTGGATTTGAATTGGGCAAATTTGAGCGGTAGTGATTTTAGTGGAGCAAATTTGAGTCGATCGGACTTAGTACATACACGCATTATTAGTGCTAAACTAATCGGAGCAAACTTATCCTATGCAGACTTAACCTATGCTGATTTAAGTTGGGCAAATTTAAACGGAGCAAATCTGAGTCGAGTTGATTTGAGTTATGGTAATCTCAATAAATCTTCTTTAGCAAACGCCAATTTTAGTTATGCCAAATTAAACAACTGTAATTTAACAGGAGCGAATTTTGCCGGAGCGAATTTTACAAGAGCGGATTTATCTGGGGCAGATTTAAGCGGTGTCAACTTAACAGGTGCTGATTTAACAAGAGCGGATTTATCTGGGGCAAATCTTCTCGGTTGTGATTTAACGGAAACCAATTTTCGTAGAGCAGATTTATCTGGAAGTCAACTGAGAAATGCCGATTTAAGTGAAGCAATTTTGCAAGGAGTTAACTTAGAAAAAGCCAATCTTCGAGGCGCTAATTTTACAGGGGCAATATTACGCAACACACATATTAATCAAGTAAAATTATCAGAGTTAAACTTGAAATTACCCAGTAAAACTAAGGTTATTTTTTTTGGGGCAAATTTACGAGAAAGTAACCTAGAAAGAGCTATTTTAAAAAATTCTATTCTAAGTTATGCCATTTTAGAAAAAGCTAATTTAGAAGAAACTTGTTTACATCGTAGCAATATGATTGAGGCTTATTTAACCTCGGCTGATTTAAGAGGTGCAAATTTACGCAATAGTGCTTTAAATGGTGTCAACCTAACAGGTACAACGATGGCAGATGGTTCAATTCATCCGTAA
- a CDS encoding glycosyltransferase family 2 protein, translated as MDLSLVIPIYNEAENIPLLISAITNSLKDTPLTYEIICVDDGSEDASIEVLKNLASNTNCLKAIILRRNYGQTPAMAAGFENSTGKVIITLDGDLQNDPADIPLLLSKLEEGYDLVSGWRKNRQDDALTRLLPSKIANFIIGKITGVNLHDYGCSLKAYRTELIADLNLYGELHRFLPALAYIEGAKIAEIPVNHHARRFGKSKYGLGRTFRVIMDLLTVFFIKKFLTRPMHVFGFFGLLFMVLGVIIGVYLTFIKLGLHKSIGDRPLLILCVLLILTGVQLFSFGLLGELLMRTYHESQQRPIYRIREIVDSE; from the coding sequence ATGGACTTATCCTTAGTTATTCCCATTTATAACGAAGCTGAAAATATTCCTCTCCTCATTTCTGCCATTACTAATAGTTTAAAAGATACTCCCTTGACTTATGAGATTATTTGTGTTGATGATGGTTCTGAAGATGCCTCGATCGAAGTACTAAAAAACCTTGCTAGTAACACTAACTGTCTTAAAGCGATTATTTTACGACGTAATTATGGACAAACTCCTGCTATGGCAGCCGGTTTTGAAAATTCTACAGGAAAAGTAATTATTACCCTTGATGGAGATTTACAAAATGATCCCGCGGATATACCCTTATTATTAAGTAAATTAGAGGAAGGCTATGACTTAGTGAGTGGTTGGCGTAAAAATCGTCAAGATGATGCTTTAACTCGCCTTTTACCCTCAAAAATCGCTAATTTTATTATTGGTAAAATCACTGGAGTAAATTTACATGACTATGGATGTTCACTTAAAGCATACCGTACAGAATTAATTGCTGATCTTAATCTATATGGTGAATTGCATCGCTTTCTACCAGCATTAGCCTATATTGAGGGTGCAAAAATTGCAGAAATTCCTGTTAATCATCATGCAAGGCGTTTTGGTAAAAGTAAATACGGTTTAGGTCGCACTTTTAGGGTGATAATGGATTTACTAACAGTTTTTTTTATAAAAAAATTTCTTACACGCCCGATGCACGTCTTTGGCTTTTTCGGGCTTCTTTTCATGGTGTTAGGAGTTATTATTGGTGTTTATCTCACTTTCATCAAACTGGGTTTACACAAAAGTATTGGAGATCGACCTTTATTGATATTATGTGTATTATTAATTTTAACAGGGGTTCAATTATTTTCCTTTGGCTTATTAGGAGAATTGTTAATGCGTACCTACCACGAATCTCAACAACGTCCTATCTACAGAATTAGAGAAATAGTTGATAGTGAATAA
- the msrB gene encoding peptide-methionine (R)-S-oxide reductase MsrB, whose product MKRRTFLTFAFSAFPLTFAVDQTISANQTKSTNKPEKITLSDKEWKKKLTPQQYHILRQEGTEKPFSSPLNNEKRKGIYACAGCNLPLFNSSTKYNSGTGWPSFYDSIENSLGTKRDLKLFIPRTEYHCARCGGHQGHVFGDGPNPTGKRYCNNGLALKFIPQA is encoded by the coding sequence ATGAAAAGACGCACTTTTTTAACTTTTGCTTTTTCGGCATTTCCTTTAACTTTTGCCGTTGATCAAACTATATCAGCTAACCAAACTAAATCAACGAATAAACCAGAAAAAATCACTTTATCTGATAAAGAATGGAAGAAAAAATTAACTCCTCAGCAATATCATATTCTTCGACAAGAAGGTACTGAAAAACCCTTTTCTAGTCCTTTAAATAATGAAAAAAGAAAAGGAATTTATGCTTGTGCCGGTTGCAATTTACCTTTGTTTAATTCAAGTACTAAATATAATAGTGGCACTGGTTGGCCTAGTTTTTATGATTCGATCGAAAACTCTCTTGGTACGAAAAGAGATTTAAAACTATTTATTCCTAGAACAGAATATCATTGTGCCAGATGCGGAGGACATCAAGGTCATGTCTTTGGAGATGGGCCAAATCCTACCGGAAAAAGATATTGTAACAATGGTTTAGCCTTAAAATTTATACCCCAAGCCTAA
- a CDS encoding DUF177 domain-containing protein — protein sequence MEKIYIPRLLKMPEQKEEIILNHQIAGLNSLTPVRGIFQICHRGNFLELQLQADTILTLTCDRCLQTFNHRLEVDTSEIILLKQQETDLNYPLEREILTEDLSETLPPDGEFIVDEWIYEQLSLGMPLRNLCGNDCQPPAIEAQEDTTIKDNRWSALSRLK from the coding sequence ATGGAAAAAATTTATATTCCTCGATTGTTAAAGATGCCTGAGCAAAAAGAGGAAATCATCTTAAATCATCAAATTGCTGGTTTAAATAGTCTTACTCCCGTCAGAGGAATTTTTCAAATATGTCATCGAGGTAATTTTTTAGAATTGCAATTACAAGCAGATACTATCTTAACTTTAACCTGCGATCGATGTTTACAGACTTTTAATCATCGTTTAGAAGTAGATACATCAGAAATTATTTTATTAAAACAACAAGAAACCGACTTAAACTACCCTTTAGAAAGAGAAATTTTAACAGAGGATTTATCGGAAACATTACCCCCTGATGGAGAGTTCATAGTTGATGAGTGGATTTATGAGCAATTATCTTTAGGGATGCCCTTACGTAATCTTTGCGGTAATGATTGTCAACCTCCTGCGATCGAGGCTCAAGAAGATACTACCATTAAAGATAACCGTTGGTCAGCATTATCTCGTCTTAAATAA
- the grxC gene encoding glutaredoxin 3 yields the protein MLNLISKIFGNQFSYIQAKVEIYTWQTCPYCIKAKWLLWLKGCDFQEYKIDGDNTARKLMIDRANGKKTLPQIFINNISIGGCDNLYRLDQEKKLDILLSESL from the coding sequence ATGTTAAACTTAATTAGTAAAATATTTGGTAATCAATTTTCTTATATTCAAGCAAAAGTTGAAATTTATACATGGCAAACTTGTCCTTATTGTATTAAAGCAAAATGGTTATTATGGTTGAAAGGATGCGATTTTCAAGAATATAAAATAGACGGAGATAACACCGCTAGAAAATTAATGATCGATCGAGCTAATGGAAAGAAAACATTGCCTCAAATATTTATTAATAATATTTCGATCGGCGGTTGTGATAATTTATATAGATTAGATCAAGAAAAAAAATTAGATATTTTACTTAGTGAATCTCTATAA
- the smpB gene encoding SsrA-binding protein SmpB — protein sequence MTEKVTVKIISDNRQARYLYEILETYEAGIELAGTEVKSIRMGRVNLRDGYALIRNGEAWLSNVHISPYETTGRYFNHEPRRNRKLLLHKKEINKLIGLLEQKGLTLIPLKMYFKGEWIKVSLGVGKGKKLHDKRETVKRREDEREMARALKRF from the coding sequence ATGACTGAGAAAGTAACTGTAAAAATTATTAGTGATAATCGTCAAGCAAGATACTTATACGAAATATTAGAAACCTACGAAGCGGGAATAGAATTAGCAGGTACAGAGGTTAAGTCTATCAGAATGGGAAGAGTTAATTTAAGAGATGGCTACGCTTTAATTCGTAACGGCGAAGCATGGTTGAGTAATGTACATATTTCTCCCTATGAAACCACTGGTAGATATTTTAATCATGAACCTCGTCGCAATCGTAAGTTATTGTTACACAAAAAAGAAATTAATAAACTCATTGGACTACTTGAACAAAAAGGATTAACTCTTATTCCCTTAAAAATGTATTTTAAAGGAGAGTGGATCAAAGTAAGTTTAGGAGTCGGTAAGGGTAAAAAACTTCATGATAAACGAGAAACCGTTAAACGCAGAGAAGATGAGAGAGAAATGGCAAGAGCATTAAAACGTTTTTAA
- a CDS encoding DUF2358 domain-containing protein — MNLIEIIREDYRKFPQDQTYNIYAENVYFKDPIYDFYGIKKYQNMISFLRKWFKNLHLELHEITENENQIDTRWTMSWNSPLPWQPFVSVSGRSELKLKDNLIIGHYDYWDCSVWDLIKQHFKIINS; from the coding sequence ATGAATTTGATAGAAATAATTAGAGAAGATTATAGAAAATTTCCTCAAGATCAAACCTACAATATTTATGCGGAGAATGTTTATTTTAAAGATCCTATTTATGATTTTTATGGCATTAAAAAGTATCAGAATATGATTAGTTTTTTGAGAAAATGGTTTAAGAATTTACATTTAGAATTACATGAAATAACAGAAAATGAAAATCAAATAGATACTCGTTGGACAATGTCATGGAATAGTCCTTTACCTTGGCAACCTTTTGTGTCTGTTTCTGGTAGAAGTGAGTTAAAATTAAAAGATAATTTAATTATCGGTCATTATGATTATTGGGACTGTTCAGTGTGGGATTTAATTAAACAACACTTTAAAATAATTAATAGTTGA
- the glmS gene encoding glutamine--fructose-6-phosphate transaminase (isomerizing) codes for MCGIVGYIGTQIAIDILVSGLEKLEYRGYDSAGVATIVDNNIHSTRAKGKLYNLRTKLEKETNTAKIGIGHTRWATHGKPEEYNAHPHQDNKGRFAVVQNGIIENYQELKKELISKGHQFISDTDTEVIPHLIAEYYNPQSEDPFIDAVNKAITYLDGAFAIAILCADYPDELIVARQSAPLTIGFGQGEFFCASDVTALVNHTNTVLSLENGEIARLTPLGVEIYDFSGKRLRKTPRTLDWSPVTVEKQGFRHFMLKEIHEQPSVVRTCLEAYLNPDWHSETNPDENPVTLNLKSELYQDLEHIQIVACGTSWHASLVGKYLLEQIAKIPTFVQYASEFRYSPTPVMRNTITIGVTQSGETADTLAALEMERQRRSTLTTSYQPRILGITNRPESTLGSMVDQVINTYAGIEIGVAATKTFVAQVIGFYILALDLAWRRKTVTPSRMDEILKGLLQLPTQIEQIIHTEEPKVRDLAHQFPDTRDFIFLGRGINFPIALEGALKLKEISYIHAEGYPAGEMKHGPIALLDAHVPVVAIAMGGSVYEKVISNAQEAKARDARLIGVLPQNKQEDMFQDTLLVPEVEEILSPILAVIPLQLLSYYIASMRGLDVDQPRNLAKSVTVE; via the coding sequence ATGTGTGGAATAGTAGGTTATATTGGAACACAAATTGCGATCGATATTTTAGTTAGTGGCTTAGAGAAGTTAGAATATCGGGGATACGATTCGGCTGGGGTTGCTACGATCGTGGATAATAACATTCATTCTACTAGAGCGAAAGGTAAATTATATAATCTCCGGACAAAATTAGAAAAAGAAACCAACACTGCTAAAATAGGTATAGGGCATACCAGATGGGCAACCCATGGTAAACCAGAAGAATATAACGCGCACCCTCACCAAGATAACAAAGGTAGATTTGCCGTGGTGCAAAATGGCATTATCGAAAATTATCAAGAATTGAAAAAAGAATTAATCAGCAAAGGACATCAATTCATTTCTGACACCGATACTGAAGTTATCCCTCATCTTATCGCTGAATATTACAACCCTCAAAGTGAAGATCCTTTCATAGATGCGGTGAATAAAGCAATTACCTATTTAGATGGTGCATTTGCCATCGCTATTTTATGTGCCGACTATCCCGATGAATTAATTGTAGCCCGTCAAAGCGCCCCCTTAACTATTGGATTCGGACAAGGAGAATTTTTCTGCGCCTCCGATGTTACCGCTTTAGTTAATCATACTAACACAGTTTTATCTTTAGAAAATGGTGAAATTGCTCGTTTAACACCCCTCGGAGTAGAAATTTATGATTTTTCAGGTAAACGTCTTCGTAAAACTCCTCGTACCCTCGACTGGAGTCCTGTAACTGTTGAAAAACAAGGTTTTCGTCACTTCATGCTCAAAGAAATTCATGAGCAACCTTCTGTTGTACGCACCTGTTTAGAAGCCTATCTTAACCCTGATTGGCATTCAGAAACCAACCCTGATGAAAACCCTGTAACCCTCAACCTCAAATCTGAATTATATCAAGATTTAGAACATATCCAGATAGTCGCCTGTGGTACATCTTGGCACGCAAGTTTAGTTGGTAAATATTTACTAGAGCAAATTGCAAAAATTCCGACTTTTGTGCAGTATGCTTCAGAATTTCGTTATTCTCCCACTCCAGTTATGCGTAATACAATTACAATTGGCGTTACTCAATCAGGAGAAACAGCGGATACCCTTGCAGCCCTTGAGATGGAGCGTCAACGTCGATCGACCTTAACAACTTCCTATCAGCCCCGTATTTTAGGTATTACAAATCGTCCTGAAAGTACATTAGGTAGTATGGTTGATCAAGTTATCAACACTTATGCTGGTATTGAAATTGGAGTTGCGGCAACCAAAACTTTTGTCGCCCAAGTCATCGGCTTTTATATTTTAGCCCTTGATTTAGCATGGCGTAGAAAAACAGTAACCCCGTCACGTATGGACGAAATATTAAAAGGTTTATTGCAATTACCCACCCAAATTGAGCAAATTATTCACACTGAAGAGCCAAAAGTGCGAGATTTAGCCCATCAATTCCCCGATACTAGAGACTTTATTTTCTTAGGTAGAGGCATCAATTTTCCCATTGCGTTGGAGGGTGCATTAAAACTCAAGGAAATTAGTTATATTCACGCTGAAGGCTATCCCGCCGGAGAAATGAAACATGGTCCGATCGCCCTTTTAGATGCCCATGTACCCGTAGTTGCGATCGCTATGGGTGGTAGTGTTTATGAGAAGGTGATTTCCAATGCGCAGGAAGCCAAAGCAAGAGATGCCCGTTTAATCGGTGTATTGCCCCAAAACAAACAAGAAGATATGTTTCAAGATACTTTACTCGTGCCAGAAGTAGAAGAAATCTTGTCTCCTATCTTAGCGGTGATACCCTTGCAATTATTATCTTATTACATTGCATCCATGCGCGGCTTAGACGTAGATCAACCTCGTAATTTAGCCAAAAGCGTTACAGTAGAATAA